A genomic window from Pseudocitrobacter corydidari includes:
- the pspF gene encoding phage shock protein operon transcriptional activator: MAEYKDNLLGEANRFLEVLEQVSRLAPLDKPVLIIGERGTGKELIANRLHYLSSCWQGPFISLNCAALNENLLDSELFGHEAGAFTGAQKRHPGRFERADGGTLFLDELATAPMLVQEKLLRVIEYGELERVGGSQPLQVNVRLVCATNADLPQMVEDGTFRADLLDRLAFDVVQLPPLRERQSDIMLMANHFAIQMCRELGMPLFPGFTEQARETLMDYRWPGNIRELKNVVERSVYRHGSSDIPLDDIIIDPFQRRSEPKTAEKSSQNAPELPLDLRQFQLDQERDLLQKSLQQARFNQKQAADLLGLTYHQLRALLKKHQL, translated from the coding sequence ATGGCAGAATACAAAGACAATCTTCTCGGCGAAGCCAACCGCTTTCTGGAAGTGCTGGAGCAGGTTTCACGCCTCGCGCCACTGGATAAACCGGTATTGATCATCGGGGAACGCGGTACGGGGAAAGAGCTGATTGCTAACCGTCTGCATTATCTCTCCTCCTGCTGGCAAGGACCGTTTATCTCGCTCAACTGCGCGGCGCTAAATGAAAATCTGCTCGATTCGGAATTATTCGGCCATGAAGCAGGCGCATTTACCGGCGCGCAAAAGCGACATCCGGGGCGTTTTGAACGCGCTGATGGCGGCACACTGTTTCTCGATGAACTGGCGACCGCGCCCATGCTGGTGCAGGAAAAGCTGCTGCGCGTAATTGAGTATGGTGAGCTGGAGCGCGTCGGCGGCAGCCAGCCGTTGCAGGTTAATGTGCGTCTGGTGTGCGCCACCAACGCCGATTTACCCCAGATGGTAGAAGACGGTACGTTCCGCGCCGACCTGCTTGACCGGTTAGCCTTTGACGTCGTACAGCTCCCACCACTGCGCGAGCGTCAGAGTGATATCATGCTGATGGCGAACCACTTCGCGATTCAGATGTGCCGTGAACTGGGGATGCCGCTGTTTCCAGGTTTCACTGAGCAGGCCCGTGAAACATTGATGGATTATCGCTGGCCGGGAAATATTCGCGAACTGAAAAACGTCGTGGAGCGTTCAGTATATCGACATGGCAGCAGCGACATCCCGCTGGACGACATTATCATCGATCCTTTCCAACGGCGAAGTGAGCCAAAAACAGCGGAAAAAAGCAGCCAGAACGCGCCTGAATTACCGCTCGATTTACGCCAGTTTCAGTTGGATCAAGAAAGAGATCTGCTGCAAAAGAGTTTGCAGCAGGCGCGGTTTAATCAGAAGCAGGCGGCGGATTTGCTTGGGCTCACCTATCACCAGTTACGGGCGTTACTGAAGAAGCACCAGCTTTAA
- a CDS encoding metallophosphoesterase encodes MSLYQRIHGDLWRNIWVVGDLHGCYRLLMQHLDRVAFQPMQDLLISVGDLIDRGSEDVECLMLLNQPWFRAVRGNHEEMMLDALEGNGHANLWVANGGGWYFDLNVNQQHRVKTLLHRIAELPLIIEVVTGDIKMVICHADYPDDHYAFNKSVDPFQVVWNRQRINRAQRGSMSLIGGADQFFFGHTPVRKPFKSANQLYIDTGAVFCGNLTLVQLQHRVKAGASSVTPVTGDR; translated from the coding sequence ATGAGCCTCTATCAACGTATTCATGGCGACCTCTGGCGCAATATTTGGGTGGTGGGCGATCTCCACGGCTGCTACAGGTTATTGATGCAACATCTTGATCGCGTTGCATTTCAGCCTATGCAGGATCTGCTGATTTCGGTGGGGGACTTAATCGATCGGGGAAGTGAAGATGTAGAATGCCTGATGTTACTGAACCAGCCCTGGTTCCGGGCGGTGCGCGGAAATCATGAGGAGATGATGCTGGACGCGCTGGAGGGGAACGGTCACGCAAATCTGTGGGTGGCCAACGGTGGCGGATGGTATTTTGACCTCAACGTAAACCAGCAACATCGCGTGAAAACGCTGCTGCATCGTATTGCCGAATTACCGTTGATTATCGAAGTGGTGACCGGGGATATAAAAATGGTTATCTGCCACGCGGACTACCCGGATGACCATTATGCCTTTAACAAATCGGTTGACCCTTTTCAGGTGGTGTGGAACCGACAGCGTATCAATCGCGCCCAGCGCGGCTCCATGAGTTTGATAGGCGGGGCCGATCAGTTTTTCTTCGGCCACACGCCTGTACGTAAACCCTTTAAATCCGCCAATCAGCTCTACATTGATACGGGCGCGGTGTTTTGCGGCAACCTGACGCTGGTTCAGCTTCAGCATCGTGTTAAAGCTGGTGCTTCTTCAGTAACGCCCGTAACTGGTGATAGGTGA
- a CDS encoding sensor domain-containing diguanylate cyclase yields the protein MKLKKKVSFTKSLNIVFSSLLFTLIIASGMIAYHQWIDIKYSCVSFSKKYVTVLASIINEKLANSETSLKLITETIREHSEISTRRFNKWLNTQLYILPNVTGLNILDAQQNYTRIPMLSENSNFTKDFNPKSRPWYQMSTSYSEKTSFTQPYNDYISTKRIVSVSLPFFESGEITNGIVAFDIDLSFVNQSLGSIAPPIQGNNFILAENGEQITDKVNMTNIEKNLQLLTRAIWESGSFFSQEDDAYYFYKKMDNPSWIVFYKVTRQNMNRVMIEMNTKIFYFIMLSILIICFAWWAIISVMNTTLTNIASSIRYGRFDGEDSSKILALEIENNISRIEDISSKASTDALTGLLNRRVFDQQLETFSYKSDSCLALIDIDDFKSVNDKFGHTIGDLVLKTIAKLARKYETANIKFYRYGGEEIAAIFDGININSANSIIESLRIDISERKYRESELRTTVSGGIITFDNKTGLEALELVDKLLYLAKESGKNTIKR from the coding sequence ATGAAATTAAAGAAAAAAGTCTCCTTTACAAAATCATTAAACATTGTTTTTTCCAGCTTATTGTTTACGTTAATTATTGCCAGTGGAATGATCGCTTATCATCAATGGATTGATATTAAATATTCGTGCGTCTCATTTTCAAAAAAATATGTAACTGTATTAGCAAGTATTATCAATGAAAAGCTTGCTAATAGCGAAACATCCCTGAAACTCATCACTGAAACGATACGCGAGCACTCAGAAATCAGTACACGCAGGTTTAACAAATGGCTGAACACCCAGCTATATATCCTGCCTAACGTCACTGGGCTGAATATTCTCGACGCACAACAAAATTACACCAGAATCCCTATGCTGAGTGAAAATAGTAACTTTACCAAAGACTTCAATCCTAAGTCACGCCCATGGTATCAGATGTCTACCAGTTACTCAGAAAAAACCTCGTTCACGCAGCCTTACAACGACTATATTTCAACCAAAAGAATTGTTTCTGTATCACTGCCTTTTTTCGAAAGTGGCGAAATAACCAACGGCATCGTTGCTTTTGATATTGATTTATCGTTTGTTAACCAGTCATTAGGCAGTATTGCTCCGCCCATACAGGGCAATAATTTCATTTTGGCTGAGAATGGCGAGCAAATCACTGATAAAGTCAACATGACTAATATTGAAAAGAATTTACAGCTGCTCACGCGAGCAATATGGGAAAGTGGTTCGTTTTTCAGCCAGGAAGATGATGCATACTATTTTTATAAGAAAATGGATAATCCATCATGGATAGTTTTTTACAAGGTAACACGGCAAAACATGAATCGTGTAATGATTGAGATGAATACTAAGATTTTTTATTTCATCATGCTTTCGATACTGATTATCTGCTTCGCCTGGTGGGCGATCATATCCGTAATGAATACAACATTAACAAATATCGCATCCAGTATTCGATATGGGCGTTTTGATGGCGAGGACTCGTCAAAAATTCTGGCGCTTGAAATTGAGAATAATATATCACGGATAGAAGACATCTCATCAAAGGCATCGACTGATGCTCTCACAGGGTTGCTCAACCGCAGAGTATTTGATCAACAACTAGAGACATTCAGCTACAAATCTGACTCCTGTTTAGCGCTCATCGATATAGATGATTTTAAATCAGTTAACGATAAATTTGGTCATACCATAGGCGATTTGGTGCTCAAAACGATTGCAAAGCTTGCCAGAAAATATGAAACCGCCAACATAAAATTCTATCGTTATGGTGGAGAGGAAATTGCGGCCATTTTTGATGGTATCAATATTAACTCAGCGAACTCTATTATCGAATCGTTACGCATAGATATATCAGAAAGAAAATATCGTGAAAGCGAACTTAGAACAACGGTAAGTGGTGGAATTATTACATTTGATAATAAAACTGGCTTAGAAGCACTGGAGCTTGTTGATAAACTGCTCTATCTGGCCAAAGAGAGCGGTAAAAACACAATAAAACGATAA
- a CDS encoding helix-turn-helix domain-containing protein, giving the protein MRYESIVSDMAAWIENNKYHNLKIEEITEKSGFSRRHLQRFFKQKTALSIGTYSRLRRLSGAAISLRITGHTVKNIARWFGFDSAASFIAAFRRQFGVTPVAFRKQDHWPFENMIPRYDYLACVAKLDCRLIRCSIDKPIMSSVNIAEVTQNIQPTGLYSMLITNVKYDEEFTTNSDVMLSYALCIEDSQDGDKLDWISIALNDNIKNLPHIQSVIYAGLLPSLGITRLRAPDVLKVKCNQAGEVIISEYRVPCVQHTTNLCSNSASETY; this is encoded by the coding sequence ATGCGTTATGAAAGTATTGTTAGTGATATGGCCGCGTGGATTGAAAACAATAAATATCATAACCTTAAAATTGAAGAAATAACCGAGAAATCCGGGTTTTCCAGAAGGCATCTACAGCGTTTTTTTAAACAAAAAACGGCATTGAGTATCGGTACATATAGTCGACTTCGACGCCTTTCAGGCGCAGCTATCTCACTACGAATCACCGGACACACTGTTAAAAATATCGCGCGCTGGTTCGGCTTTGATTCTGCTGCATCCTTTATTGCAGCCTTTCGCCGTCAATTCGGCGTCACACCTGTCGCATTTCGTAAGCAAGATCACTGGCCCTTTGAAAATATGATCCCTCGCTATGATTATCTGGCTTGCGTAGCGAAGCTGGACTGTCGCCTGATACGATGCAGCATTGATAAACCTATAATGAGTAGCGTTAATATTGCTGAGGTCACGCAGAATATTCAGCCGACAGGATTATATTCAATGCTTATTACGAATGTGAAATATGATGAAGAGTTCACAACTAACAGCGATGTTATGCTATCTTATGCATTATGTATTGAAGATAGTCAAGATGGTGACAAACTGGATTGGATTTCAATTGCCCTCAACGACAATATTAAAAACTTACCGCATATCCAAAGTGTAATTTATGCGGGTTTATTGCCGTCGCTTGGTATAACGCGTCTTCGGGCTCCGGATGTTTTGAAGGTCAAATGTAATCAGGCTGGTGAGGTTATAATCAGCGAATATCGGGTGCCTTGTGTGCAACACACCACAAACTTATGTTCAAACAGCGCAAGTGAAACTTATTGA
- the sapA gene encoding ABC transporter substrate-binding protein SapA, producing the protein MRLNLSSLLAALGLVCGQAIAAPPSSLPANADIRDSGFVYCVSGQVNTFNPQKAGSGLIVDTLAAQLYDRLLDVDPYTYRLVPELAERWEVLDNGATYRFHLRNDVQFQTTRWFKPSRNLNADDVVFTFERIFDRNHPWHNVNGGNFPYFDSLQFADSVQSVRKLDSHTVEFRLNRPDASFLWHLATHYASVMSSEYANQLAKQDHQELLDRQPVGTGPFLLDEYRTGQYIRLQRHEHFWRGKPLMPQVVVDLGSGGTGRLSKLLTGECDVLAWPAASQLTILRDDPRLRLTLRPGMNIAYLAFNTDKPPLNNPEIRHALALSINNQRLMQSIYYGTAETAASILPRASWAYDNEAKITEYNPEKSRQMLKSLGAENLTLQLWVPTSSQAWNPSPLKTAELIQADMAQVGVKVMIVPVEGRFQEARLMDMNHDLTLSGWATDSNDPDSFFRPLLSCAAISSQTNFAHWCNREFDDVLRKALASQQLASRIDAYDEAQQILARELPVLPLASSLRLQAYRYDIKGLVLSPFGNASFAGVSREKEEQVKKP; encoded by the coding sequence ATGCGCCTGAATTTGTCATCACTCCTGGCAGCGTTAGGGTTAGTTTGTGGTCAGGCGATTGCCGCGCCGCCCTCTTCCCTGCCCGCCAATGCCGACATTCGCGATAGCGGATTTGTCTACTGTGTCAGTGGGCAGGTCAACACGTTCAACCCGCAAAAAGCAGGCAGCGGTCTTATTGTCGATACGCTGGCGGCCCAGCTTTATGATCGCCTGCTGGATGTCGACCCGTATACTTATCGTCTGGTACCGGAACTGGCGGAGCGCTGGGAGGTGCTGGATAACGGCGCAACCTACCGCTTCCACCTGCGCAACGACGTACAGTTTCAGACCACCCGCTGGTTTAAGCCGTCCCGAAACCTCAATGCAGACGATGTCGTCTTCACCTTCGAGCGTATCTTTGACCGTAATCACCCCTGGCATAACGTCAACGGCGGCAACTTCCCTTATTTCGACAGTTTGCAGTTCGCCGATTCGGTTCAGAGCGTGCGCAAACTCGATAGCCACACGGTAGAATTCCGTCTTAATCGACCAGACGCCTCCTTCTTATGGCACCTGGCGACCCACTATGCTTCTGTCATGTCGTCAGAGTATGCCAACCAACTGGCAAAGCAGGATCACCAGGAGCTGCTCGATCGCCAACCGGTGGGCACCGGGCCATTCCTGCTTGATGAGTATCGCACCGGGCAATACATTCGCCTACAGCGTCACGAACACTTCTGGCGCGGTAAGCCTTTAATGCCACAGGTTGTTGTTGATTTGGGTTCCGGCGGTACAGGTCGCTTATCGAAACTACTGACCGGTGAGTGCGACGTACTGGCCTGGCCTGCCGCCAGCCAGTTAACCATTCTGCGTGACGACCCACGTCTGCGCCTGACGCTGCGTCCTGGGATGAACATCGCCTACCTGGCGTTTAATACCGATAAACCGCCGCTGAATAATCCGGAAATCCGCCACGCGCTGGCCCTGTCGATTAATAACCAGCGCCTGATGCAGTCTATTTATTATGGTACGGCGGAAACGGCGGCCTCAATTTTGCCTCGCGCCTCCTGGGCTTACGATAACGAGGCTAAAATTACTGAATACAATCCAGAAAAATCACGCCAGATGCTGAAATCACTGGGTGCGGAAAACCTGACGCTTCAGCTGTGGGTACCAACCAGCTCGCAAGCGTGGAACCCCAGCCCGCTGAAAACCGCAGAACTGATTCAGGCTGATATGGCACAGGTTGGCGTGAAGGTAATGATTGTGCCGGTTGAAGGCCGTTTCCAGGAGGCGCGCCTGATGGATATGAACCATGATCTGACGTTGTCCGGTTGGGCGACTGACAGTAACGACCCGGACAGTTTCTTCCGCCCGTTGCTGAGCTGCGCGGCGATATCCTCGCAAACCAACTTTGCCCACTGGTGTAACCGCGAGTTCGATGACGTGCTGCGCAAAGCCCTGGCCTCACAACAGCTGGCGTCACGCATCGATGCCTACGATGAAGCCCAACAGATTCTGGCGCGC